From Chryseobacterium gallinarum, one genomic window encodes:
- a CDS encoding efflux RND transporter permease subunit, with protein sequence MRKFVQNIVSFSLKNSLIVLLGTFLLLAGGIYSYIHTPIEAFPDVTNTRVRVITQWPGRSAEEIEKFVTLPISKEMNAIPNKTSVRSISLFGLSVVTVIFDDHVNDFYAQQYASNKLGNVSLPNGAEYSIEPPSGATGEIYRYIIKSKLPIKEITSVQDWVIERELLAVPGVADVVSFGGEEKIYEIKINPTELHNYDLSPLDVYEAVSKSNINVGGDVVAKGDQAYVVRGIGLLERKEDIENIQIEVKGSTPILVKHVAEVKVSAKPRLGQVGYNKENDVVEGIVIMLRGENPNDVIARLKERIEQLNGGELPGDIQIVPIVDRTELVNTTVHTVSKNLIEGVVLVSIIVFIFLYNWRTTFIVASVIPLAFLFAIIMLRIQGLPANLISMGALDFGLLLEGTLVIVEHVFVALEHKARKIGLRRFNKISKLGIIKKSAGSVASYIFFALLILIVALMPIFSFQKVEGKMFSPLAFTLGYALLGSLILSLTYVPAMCKLLLTKNIEEKENFISRFFRVNIFRIYEFSDRYKKGFIIGFVALLAVCGWKFSNYGSEFLPKLNEGAIYVRATLPNSVNLDESVRLTKEMKELLMKYDEVQFIMTQTGRPNDGTDPTGFFNIEFNIQLKPESEWKKKISKEELLEEMRVSLEKYPGINFGFSQPIQDNVEEYVAGVKAPLVIKIFGNDLFELENYANKVANSIRTVPGISDVNVFKNIGLPELRIQLHDSKMAKYGVSTADAQAVIEMTIGGQAATKFYEQERMFDVMLRFEKQYRDTPEKMGNILIPTQDNKKVPLKEIATIDYHTGPSFIYREGNSRYIGVGFNIEGRDLGSTIKEAKAKVDKEVKLPKNHKMTWAGEFESKERAAKQLAMVVPISLTLILMLLYFNFGNIKDTLISSITLAFAFIGGFLSLWFTGTIFGISAGIGFIILFGVATIDGIVLIGVMKENLQNRMSLKESISRGVQSRIRPVVMIALMGSMGLFPAAMSNGMGSEIQKPLAIMIVGGLIICMLLSFTILPAVFYFAYRKKHREAI encoded by the coding sequence ATGCGAAAATTTGTACAGAATATAGTTTCCTTTTCTTTAAAAAACTCCCTGATTGTTCTCCTGGGAACTTTCCTTTTGCTGGCCGGAGGGATCTATTCCTACATACATACTCCTATTGAAGCCTTTCCTGACGTTACCAATACGAGAGTAAGGGTAATCACCCAATGGCCGGGAAGAAGTGCGGAGGAGATTGAAAAATTCGTCACGTTGCCGATTTCTAAAGAAATGAATGCCATCCCGAATAAAACTTCGGTACGGTCTATTTCATTATTCGGATTGTCGGTGGTTACAGTGATTTTTGATGATCATGTGAATGATTTTTATGCACAGCAATATGCTTCCAATAAACTAGGAAACGTAAGCCTTCCCAATGGAGCCGAATACAGCATTGAGCCGCCTTCCGGGGCTACCGGTGAAATTTACCGGTATATTATTAAAAGCAAGCTTCCCATTAAAGAAATAACATCTGTACAGGATTGGGTAATTGAGAGGGAATTGCTGGCAGTGCCGGGAGTTGCAGATGTTGTAAGTTTTGGTGGGGAAGAAAAGATATATGAAATAAAAATTAATCCTACGGAATTACACAATTATGACCTTTCCCCCCTGGATGTGTATGAAGCGGTATCGAAGAGTAATATCAATGTAGGTGGAGATGTGGTGGCAAAAGGAGATCAGGCGTATGTAGTGCGGGGGATTGGTCTTTTGGAAAGGAAGGAAGATATTGAAAATATCCAGATTGAGGTGAAAGGATCTACCCCTATTTTGGTAAAGCATGTTGCAGAGGTAAAAGTTTCTGCAAAACCAAGATTAGGGCAGGTAGGCTATAATAAAGAAAATGATGTTGTTGAAGGAATTGTCATCATGCTTCGGGGAGAAAACCCCAATGATGTTATTGCCAGGCTTAAAGAGCGGATAGAACAGCTGAATGGAGGAGAATTGCCGGGAGATATCCAGATTGTACCGATTGTTGATCGTACAGAACTGGTAAATACCACCGTTCATACTGTTTCCAAAAACCTGATTGAAGGTGTGGTTCTGGTATCCATTATTGTATTTATATTCCTGTACAACTGGAGAACCACCTTTATTGTGGCTTCAGTTATCCCACTGGCTTTTCTTTTTGCGATCATTATGCTGAGAATACAGGGACTCCCTGCAAACCTCATTTCCATGGGAGCGCTGGATTTTGGTTTACTGCTGGAAGGAACCCTTGTGATCGTTGAACATGTATTTGTTGCCCTTGAGCATAAGGCAAGAAAAATCGGGTTGAGGAGATTCAATAAAATCTCAAAACTTGGGATTATTAAGAAAAGTGCCGGAAGCGTGGCAAGTTATATATTCTTTGCATTGCTGATACTCATTGTTGCCCTGATGCCTATCTTCTCTTTCCAGAAGGTGGAAGGGAAAATGTTTTCACCTCTGGCATTCACGTTAGGCTATGCATTATTAGGATCCTTGATTTTAAGTTTAACGTATGTTCCGGCAATGTGTAAGCTTTTACTGACAAAAAATATTGAAGAAAAAGAAAACTTTATCTCGAGGTTCTTCAGAGTTAATATCTTCAGGATTTACGAGTTCAGTGACCGTTATAAAAAAGGCTTTATTATAGGGTTTGTAGCATTGCTGGCCGTTTGCGGATGGAAATTTTCCAATTATGGATCCGAGTTTTTACCGAAGCTGAATGAAGGGGCTATTTATGTGAGAGCCACACTGCCCAATAGTGTAAACCTAGATGAATCAGTACGGCTGACTAAAGAAATGAAAGAACTTCTGATGAAATATGACGAAGTACAGTTTATTATGACGCAGACCGGAAGGCCTAATGACGGAACCGATCCCACAGGTTTCTTTAATATTGAATTCAATATCCAGCTGAAACCGGAGAGCGAATGGAAGAAAAAGATATCCAAGGAAGAACTTCTCGAAGAAATGAGAGTGTCTCTTGAAAAATATCCGGGAATCAATTTTGGATTCAGCCAGCCTATTCAGGATAATGTAGAAGAATACGTGGCAGGGGTAAAAGCCCCGTTGGTCATTAAAATATTCGGAAACGATTTGTTCGAGCTTGAAAATTATGCCAATAAGGTAGCCAATTCTATCAGAACCGTTCCGGGGATTTCAGATGTGAACGTTTTTAAAAATATTGGCCTCCCGGAATTGAGAATTCAGCTCCATGATTCAAAAATGGCAAAATATGGGGTCTCTACAGCCGATGCACAGGCGGTCATCGAAATGACCATCGGTGGTCAGGCAGCAACTAAGTTTTATGAACAGGAAAGAATGTTTGATGTCATGCTGAGGTTTGAAAAACAATACCGGGATACTCCTGAAAAAATGGGAAATATTTTGATTCCGACCCAGGATAACAAAAAAGTACCTTTAAAGGAAATTGCTACAATTGATTATCATACCGGGCCTTCATTCATTTACCGTGAAGGGAACAGCAGGTATATCGGTGTAGGCTTTAATATTGAAGGGCGTGACCTGGGCAGTACCATTAAAGAAGCTAAAGCTAAAGTGGATAAAGAAGTGAAGCTTCCGAAGAATCATAAAATGACCTGGGCAGGAGAGTTTGAGAGTAAGGAAAGAGCTGCAAAACAGCTGGCAATGGTGGTTCCGATTTCACTGACGCTTATTTTAATGCTGCTGTATTTTAATTTTGGTAATATAAAAGATACGCTGATTTCTTCCATTACCCTGGCTTTTGCTTTTATCGGCGGGTTTTTATCCCTCTGGTTTACGGGTACTATTTTCGGAATTTCCGCAGGAATCGGTTTTATAATCCTTTTTGGAGTGGCTACTATTGACGGTATTGTTCTGATAGGAGTAATGAAAGAAAACCTTCAAAACAGGATGTCACTGAAAGAATCCATATCCAGGGGAGTTCAAAGCAGGATCCGACCTGTTGTTATGATCGCTCTCATGGGATCTATGGGGCTTTTTCCTGCGGCGATGTCCAACGGAATGGGGTCGGAAATTCAAAAGCCTTTAGCCATTATGATTGTAGGAGGACTGATTATCTGTATGCTGTTGTCCTTTACCATACTGCCTGCTGTGTTCTATTTTGCCTATCGTAAAAAACATAGGGAAGCAATATAG
- a CDS encoding TolC family protein: MKKTIFILLYIHFFSFFSAQVSDTLTIGRKDAEAMFLARNLDLIAQKLEISQAEARAVQAKYWPNPKLSVSEVNLWRTYDIEEQPALIGNWGKNTQISAEIEQVIQTAGKRRKNIELQKIEVEGEKYELQEVLRELKKSLRNTITEILYNQEQQKVYQGQIASIDKLTKSYQNQLNLGNISKAEYVRLKAQEIEFRKKLVSLKQEIEDQQVELKALLMIPSHSYVIISDSLHMPERELSEIELTQWLEKAKENRPDILISKNKEKHAEKNLEIQNAMKTPDIAVSIGYDRGGNIMKDFIGLGLSVDLPIFDRNKGNIQEAKLEIEKMKNETRKNVLKSENEIVSVFRNYIRTQKVSEEIDESYESVLDGLLVSHEKNFRLRNISMLEYMDFLDTYIGNKMIILDTKKELNQYYENLQYVVGQDL; encoded by the coding sequence TTGAAGAAGACTATTTTTATTTTATTGTATATCCATTTTTTCAGTTTTTTCTCAGCACAGGTTTCTGACACTCTGACGATCGGCAGAAAAGATGCTGAAGCTATGTTTCTTGCGAGAAATCTTGATCTTATTGCCCAAAAACTAGAGATTTCCCAGGCTGAAGCCCGTGCCGTACAGGCTAAATATTGGCCTAACCCTAAATTAAGCGTCAGCGAAGTTAATCTATGGCGGACTTACGACATTGAAGAACAGCCAGCCCTTATTGGAAACTGGGGGAAAAACACCCAGATTTCTGCGGAAATAGAACAGGTGATTCAGACTGCCGGTAAACGAAGGAAAAATATAGAACTTCAAAAAATAGAGGTAGAAGGAGAAAAATATGAATTACAGGAAGTATTGCGAGAGCTGAAAAAGAGTTTAAGAAATACTATTACCGAAATTCTTTACAATCAGGAACAGCAAAAAGTCTATCAGGGGCAGATTGCATCCATCGATAAATTAACAAAGTCCTATCAGAATCAATTAAATCTTGGGAATATCAGTAAAGCGGAATATGTCCGTTTAAAAGCGCAGGAAATTGAATTCAGGAAAAAACTGGTTTCATTAAAACAGGAAATTGAAGATCAGCAGGTAGAGCTGAAAGCTTTACTAATGATTCCGTCCCATTCTTATGTGATTATTTCTGATTCTTTGCATATGCCAGAAAGAGAGCTTTCGGAAATAGAGCTTACCCAATGGCTGGAGAAAGCGAAAGAAAACCGCCCGGATATTCTGATTTCTAAAAATAAAGAGAAACATGCCGAAAAAAACCTGGAAATACAAAATGCAATGAAGACCCCTGATATTGCTGTTTCCATAGGATATGACCGGGGTGGAAACATTATGAAGGATTTCATAGGGCTGGGGCTGTCTGTTGATCTTCCCATTTTCGACAGAAATAAAGGAAACATTCAGGAAGCGAAACTGGAAATAGAAAAAATGAAAAATGAAACCCGCAAAAATGTCCTGAAGTCTGAAAATGAAATAGTTTCCGTTTTCAGGAATTATATCCGGACCCAAAAGGTATCTGAAGAAATTGATGAGTCATATGAGTCTGTCCTGGACGGATTATTGGTAAGCCATGAGAAAAATTTCAGACTCAGAAATATCAGTATGCTGGAATATATGGACTTCTTGGATACATATATCGGCAATAAAATGATCATCCTGGATACTAAAAAAGAACTTAATCAATATTACGAAAACCTGCAATATGTTGTAGGACAAGATTTATAA
- a CDS encoding sensor histidine kinase encodes MTLRNRFTLISSLSFGIVSIITFGVIFFAYYDSTKIFYFEKLRNTALISAIYYLEKDELPKDRHDQIKKEYNHLIQNNRVAVYNQNNEVTFGQNLNDKNIRPFHLQAVRNNKGMQFMSDNQFYYGIFYPDNQGDFVVFVKSPNDSFRSQILRLSIIMLSVLVIGLLAIYFLSRYLSKIVYKPISNVVARINKVDYNNISTAITSTHTNDEVDELIKSYNKLIGRISENVLLQQNFINYVSHEFKTPLAAISGNLEVFAQKDRTPEEYRKVAKESLDNVYEIENILNNLLLMSGMTKLESSHQQVRVDELVWKIYEKLEARAKENRSAIKIQLEVTKPALLEFPGNETLLYLALYNIVENAIKYSEDHPVTIRLLEKEDRLNIEVKDQGRGIPADDLIKISETFYRGKNVDQVKGSGIGLSLSKSIFDHHHIAMKIDSEIGVGTNVLLVFPSDV; translated from the coding sequence ATGACTTTAAGAAACAGATTTACTCTTATTTCGAGCCTGTCGTTTGGTATTGTGTCTATCATTACTTTTGGGGTGATATTTTTTGCCTATTACGATAGTACCAAAATTTTTTATTTTGAAAAATTAAGGAATACGGCTCTTATTTCTGCGATTTATTATCTTGAAAAAGATGAGCTTCCCAAAGACAGGCATGACCAGATAAAAAAGGAATACAATCATCTTATTCAGAATAACAGAGTAGCGGTTTATAATCAGAACAATGAAGTTACATTCGGGCAAAATCTGAATGATAAGAATATCCGGCCTTTTCATTTACAAGCTGTCAGGAATAACAAAGGAATGCAGTTTATGTCTGACAACCAGTTTTACTATGGAATCTTTTATCCTGACAACCAGGGAGACTTTGTTGTATTTGTAAAGTCACCCAATGATTCCTTCCGTTCACAGATCCTGAGACTCTCTATTATTATGCTTTCCGTATTGGTGATTGGTTTGCTGGCTATTTATTTTTTAAGCAGATATTTGTCAAAGATCGTTTACAAACCTATCTCCAACGTTGTTGCACGTATCAATAAAGTAGATTACAATAATATTTCTACAGCCATTACCTCTACCCATACGAATGATGAAGTTGATGAACTCATCAAATCTTATAATAAACTGATAGGGAGAATTTCTGAAAATGTATTGCTGCAGCAGAATTTTATTAATTATGTATCTCATGAATTTAAAACCCCGCTGGCAGCTATATCCGGAAACCTGGAAGTATTTGCCCAAAAGGACCGAACCCCTGAAGAATATAGAAAAGTAGCCAAAGAATCCCTGGATAATGTATATGAGATTGAAAATATTCTCAATAATCTTCTTCTGATGTCAGGAATGACCAAGCTTGAATCTTCACATCAACAGGTAAGAGTGGATGAGCTGGTCTGGAAGATTTATGAAAAGCTGGAAGCCAGAGCAAAGGAAAACCGCTCTGCAATTAAAATTCAGCTTGAAGTGACGAAGCCTGCATTACTGGAATTTCCCGGGAATGAAACCCTTTTATACCTGGCTTTATACAATATTGTGGAAAATGCCATTAAATATTCTGAAGATCATCCTGTCACGATCCGTTTGCTGGAGAAAGAAGACAGGCTGAATATTGAAGTGAAAGATCAGGGGAGGGGAATTCCTGCAGATGATCTTATTAAAATCTCTGAAACTTTTTACAGAGGAAAAAATGTAGATCAGGTTAAGGGAAGTGGTATTGGCTTATCATTATCCAAAAGTATTTTTGACCACCATCATATTGCCATGAAAATTGATTCTGAAATAGGGGTTGGCACAAATGTTTTGCTTGTGTTTCCTTCTGATGTTTAA
- the rmuC gene encoding DNA recombination protein RmuC, which yields MEMIYLIIGCIAGGILGAVILYFALKSSMVSRSSYDELNTLYIKSNSDFSNATTKIQELNLDIQKEREQHLLHQDLMNDLKNEFSKISAEYSSLNLQFQELKQLNIKQGSHIETLINEKQELFAKNSELSAQNESLQKSLESQKEEITRIQEESKLQFENLANKILEEKTEKFTTLNQNNLKNILEPFQEKIADLKNKVNEAYEKENKERFSLAEKVKELAELNQQISEDAKKLTRALKGESKTQGNWGEMILESILEKSGLVKGREYFLEHELRDEDNKALYSEFSGKKMRPDAVVKYPDERNVIIDSKVSLTAFTELVDETDQDVYLMKLNQHLSSIKNHITQLSQKAYDDYGKSLDFVMMFIPSEPAYIAAMQADQNLWNYAYERRILLLNPSNLITSLKLIADLWKREYQNRNSLEIAERGARLYDKFVGFVENLERVGRNLDQAKNVYNEAYKQLHTGNDNLVLQTQKLKSLGIKNKKDLPPSLIDNSNILE from the coding sequence ATGGAGATGATATATTTAATTATAGGTTGTATTGCCGGCGGAATACTGGGGGCGGTTATTTTATATTTTGCCCTGAAATCATCAATGGTTTCAAGAAGCTCTTATGATGAACTGAATACTTTATATATTAAAAGTAATTCAGACTTTTCCAACGCGACAACGAAAATCCAGGAGCTGAATCTTGACATTCAAAAAGAAAGAGAACAGCATCTTCTTCATCAGGACCTGATGAATGATCTGAAAAACGAGTTTTCAAAAATTTCGGCGGAATATTCATCATTGAATCTCCAGTTCCAGGAGCTGAAACAACTTAATATTAAACAGGGCTCCCATATCGAAACACTCATCAACGAAAAACAGGAGCTTTTTGCTAAGAACTCTGAGCTTTCAGCTCAAAATGAAAGCCTTCAGAAATCTCTGGAGTCTCAGAAAGAAGAAATTACAAGAATTCAGGAAGAATCAAAATTGCAGTTTGAAAATCTGGCTAATAAGATTCTGGAAGAAAAAACGGAAAAGTTCACTACTTTGAATCAAAATAACCTGAAAAACATCCTTGAGCCTTTCCAGGAAAAAATCGCAGATCTGAAGAACAAGGTCAATGAGGCCTACGAAAAAGAAAATAAAGAGCGCTTCTCCTTGGCTGAAAAAGTAAAGGAACTTGCGGAGCTGAATCAGCAAATCTCCGAGGATGCTAAAAAACTGACCAGAGCCTTAAAAGGGGAAAGTAAAACCCAGGGAAATTGGGGTGAAATGATTCTTGAAAGCATCCTTGAAAAATCAGGATTGGTAAAAGGCAGGGAGTATTTTCTGGAACATGAGCTCCGTGATGAAGATAATAAAGCCCTGTATTCAGAGTTTTCAGGTAAGAAGATGCGTCCCGATGCCGTGGTAAAATATCCCGATGAAAGAAATGTCATCATAGACTCCAAAGTATCCCTCACAGCTTTCACAGAATTGGTAGATGAAACGGACCAGGATGTTTATCTGATGAAACTGAATCAACATCTGAGCTCTATTAAAAACCATATCACACAGCTTAGTCAGAAAGCTTACGATGATTATGGAAAATCTCTGGATTTCGTGATGATGTTCATTCCGAGTGAACCTGCGTATATTGCGGCCATGCAGGCAGACCAGAACCTTTGGAATTATGCCTACGAGAGAAGGATTCTCTTACTAAATCCAAGCAACCTGATTACTTCTTTAAAATTGATTGCCGACCTTTGGAAACGGGAATACCAAAACAGAAACTCCCTTGAAATCGCAGAACGTGGTGCCCGGTTATATGATAAATTCGTTGGGTTTGTGGAAAATCTTGAGAGGGTAGGAAGAAATCTTGACCAGGCTAAGAATGTATATAATGAAGCCTATAAGCAGCTTCATACCGGAAATGATAATCTGGTACTCCAAACCCAGAAACTGAAATCACTGGGTATTAAAAATAAAAAAGACCTTCCTCCGAGCCTGATTGACAACAGCAATATATTAGAATAA
- a CDS encoding YciI family protein encodes MKVKFYVILSILTFSLSSAQKKANEKSKFNQELATSLGADRYGMKGYTIVMLTTGATQIADETKMAELMKGHMTNIGKLADEGKVIVAGPFLEKNKENYRGMFIFNTQSKEEAEQWVKTDPAVQAGIFSYEIFPWYGSAALPLYLKHHKEITKENL; translated from the coding sequence ATGAAAGTAAAATTTTATGTAATCCTCAGTATTCTGACGTTCAGTTTATCTTCTGCTCAGAAAAAGGCCAATGAAAAGTCAAAATTCAACCAGGAACTGGCCACTTCGCTTGGAGCCGACAGATACGGGATGAAAGGTTATACTATTGTAATGCTTACAACCGGTGCAACACAGATTGCAGATGAAACCAAAATGGCGGAACTGATGAAAGGTCATATGACTAATATCGGGAAATTGGCTGATGAAGGAAAAGTGATTGTAGCAGGTCCTTTTTTAGAAAAGAATAAAGAAAACTACCGTGGTATGTTTATCTTCAATACTCAATCAAAAGAAGAGGCGGAACAATGGGTAAAGACAGATCCCGCGGTTCAGGCCGGCATTTTCAGTTATGAGATTTTTCCCTGGTACGGCTCTGCCGCACTTCCATTATATCTTAAACACCATAAAGAGATAACAAAAGAAAATCTGTAA
- a CDS encoding GLPGLI family protein, whose amino-acid sequence MKIFLLNIIFIPFFLNAQTANRFFYELIFKPQKNSEATEKAYTILDITDKGSIYQDYTYYSQDSLISAKIEARQKNGVYYDLSASLKKPSIPYKIIKEYPSMKQKYQEYLLEANFSYPLSTTLQWKILPEKEKIGEYDTQKAEVDFGGRKWTAWFSKDIPFQDGPYKFYGLPGLIVRISDSSQNYSWTLKGNKKIENYSEISLAEKQLPNSEKLIEITPEKFLKVQTAYKKDPLSSLRGMFPEDMMNKPYNDGKTLSEFLKEQEKAIRKMYDNNNPIESVPEK is encoded by the coding sequence ATGAAAATCTTCCTACTAAATATTATCTTTATTCCTTTCTTCCTGAATGCCCAAACAGCAAACAGATTTTTTTATGAGCTGATTTTTAAGCCTCAAAAGAATTCAGAAGCAACAGAAAAAGCATATACGATATTGGATATTACCGATAAAGGATCAATATATCAGGATTATACTTATTATTCACAGGATTCTTTAATCTCAGCGAAGATTGAAGCCCGGCAAAAAAACGGGGTGTATTATGATCTTTCAGCCTCACTGAAAAAACCTTCTATACCGTATAAGATCATTAAAGAATATCCTTCTATGAAGCAGAAGTACCAGGAATACCTCCTGGAGGCCAATTTCTCTTATCCTTTATCTACCACTTTGCAATGGAAGATTCTTCCGGAAAAAGAAAAAATCGGGGAATATGATACACAAAAAGCAGAAGTCGACTTCGGAGGAAGAAAATGGACCGCATGGTTTTCAAAAGACATTCCTTTTCAGGACGGGCCTTATAAATTTTACGGATTGCCAGGATTGATCGTTAGAATCAGTGATAGTTCTCAGAATTATTCCTGGACATTGAAAGGAAATAAAAAAATTGAAAATTACAGCGAAATTTCTTTGGCTGAAAAACAGCTTCCCAATAGTGAAAAGCTCATAGAAATCACCCCGGAAAAGTTCTTAAAAGTACAAACAGCCTATAAAAAAGATCCGTTAAGCAGCCTACGCGGCATGTTTCCGGAAGATATGATGAATAAGCCCTACAATGATGGAAAAACATTGAGTGAGTTTCTGAAGGAACAGGAAAAAGCCATCAGAAAAATGTATGATAATAATAATCCAATAGAATCCGTCCCTGAAAAATAA
- a CDS encoding response regulator transcription factor, translating to MNILLVEDDQRISNFLVKGLSEAGYNMTLADSGEKARKFLNDYDFDIILMDIMLPGLDGMQLTQIIRFKGNYTPIIVLSALNSPDDKIKMLDLGADDYLSKPFHFEELISRIKALTRRNKLSYQKDSKLLTCGNIVIDTDLYKVTQNGKDIEFSPTEYKLFAFLMENKNKVLSRTQILHAVWGIDFDNSTNVVDVYISYIRNKIDENEQKIIHTVKGTGYLIKD from the coding sequence ATGAATATTTTGTTGGTAGAAGATGATCAAAGAATCAGTAATTTCCTGGTAAAGGGCCTTTCTGAAGCAGGCTACAATATGACGCTGGCAGATTCAGGTGAAAAGGCCAGGAAGTTTCTCAACGATTATGATTTTGACATTATTCTTATGGATATCATGCTTCCGGGATTGGATGGTATGCAGCTCACTCAAATTATAAGGTTTAAAGGAAACTATACTCCAATTATTGTTCTGAGCGCCTTAAACAGCCCGGATGATAAGATCAAAATGCTTGATCTGGGAGCTGATGATTATTTATCCAAACCTTTCCATTTTGAAGAACTTATTTCCCGTATTAAGGCCTTGACAAGGCGTAATAAATTAAGTTACCAGAAAGATAGTAAGCTTTTGACCTGTGGAAATATTGTGATTGATACAGACCTTTATAAGGTAACCCAAAACGGAAAGGATATAGAGTTTTCTCCTACAGAATATAAACTTTTTGCTTTCCTGATGGAAAATAAAAATAAAGTATTAAGCAGGACCCAGATTTTACATGCGGTATGGGGAATAGATTTTGATAACAGCACCAATGTGGTGGATGTATATATTTCTTATATCCGGAATAAAATTGATGAAAATGAACAGAAAATTATTCACACAGTGAAGGGAACAGGATATCTGATCAAAGACTGA
- a CDS encoding efflux RND transporter periplasmic adaptor subunit, protein MKSPLVKFPHQPIQMKMKTTRYIAVIYLSALVAFTGCKDMKQNDEVNKSYCISKELKKDLKLVRVERLPIEESITLTGEVESNSDKTVPFVSLVDGVVTDTYFSLGDYVKKGQVLATVKSTAVNEMQDDTQTLQAQLAVARRKLASVEAMYKDDIASQKDLQEARSEVAILQSNISKTRKNMQLYSAGGNTIQIKAPADGYVISKNVSKGMPVTAGGDQLFTISNLDKVWVMANVYATNMRNVYVDQPVVVKTLAYPDESFSGKINTISQVFNENERVLKAKIIMDNNGMKLRPGMSADVVLPINSQNKNALAIPAKALIFDNNQSYVVVYKKDCELEIRPVTEIASNSQYIYVEGNLKEGENVIASNGLLIYENLKNQFNNTTK, encoded by the coding sequence ATGAAATCACCATTAGTGAAATTTCCTCACCAACCGATACAAATGAAAATGAAAACAACCCGATATATTGCTGTGATTTACCTGTCCGCATTAGTGGCTTTCACAGGCTGTAAGGATATGAAGCAAAATGACGAAGTTAATAAAAGTTACTGCATTAGTAAAGAGCTTAAAAAAGATCTTAAACTGGTAAGAGTGGAAAGGCTGCCCATTGAAGAAAGTATTACCCTTACCGGTGAGGTTGAAAGTAATTCGGACAAAACTGTTCCTTTTGTAAGTCTTGTAGATGGGGTAGTGACAGATACTTATTTTTCTTTAGGAGATTATGTGAAAAAAGGCCAGGTACTGGCAACGGTAAAAAGTACAGCAGTCAATGAAATGCAGGATGATACCCAGACTTTACAGGCACAGCTGGCTGTAGCCAGGAGAAAACTGGCCTCCGTGGAAGCAATGTATAAAGATGATATTGCTTCTCAGAAAGATTTGCAGGAAGCCCGGTCTGAAGTAGCCATATTACAGTCCAATATTTCCAAAACCCGGAAAAACATGCAGCTGTATTCTGCAGGAGGAAATACAATTCAGATTAAAGCCCCGGCAGATGGATATGTTATCTCAAAGAATGTATCTAAAGGAATGCCGGTTACTGCAGGAGGAGATCAGCTCTTTACAATTTCCAATCTGGATAAAGTCTGGGTAATGGCGAATGTGTATGCCACCAATATGCGGAATGTATATGTAGATCAGCCGGTAGTGGTGAAAACACTGGCGTATCCGGATGAAAGTTTTTCAGGAAAAATCAATACAATTTCACAAGTGTTTAATGAAAATGAAAGAGTGTTGAAAGCTAAAATCATTATGGATAACAATGGGATGAAGCTAAGGCCGGGAATGTCGGCAGATGTTGTTTTACCAATCAATTCACAGAACAAAAATGCCCTGGCCATTCCTGCAAAAGCTTTGATTTTTGATAACAATCAAAGCTATGTAGTAGTGTATAAAAAAGACTGTGAGCTGGAAATAAGACCGGTAACGGAGATCGCATCCAACAGTCAGTATATTTATGTAGAAGGAAACCTGAAGGAAGGAGAAAACGTGATTGCTTCCAATGGCCTGCTTATTTATGAAAACCTGAAAAATCAATTCAATAACACTACGAAGTAA